A window of the Callospermophilus lateralis isolate mCalLat2 chromosome 7, mCalLat2.hap1, whole genome shotgun sequence genome harbors these coding sequences:
- the LOC143404571 gene encoding uncharacterized protein LOC143404571 yields the protein MYSSSSSSRRRRRRRRLGGPGGEVTVPPPCPCVASRCSSRPSRAKDGVAAAVFRATSLDLGANAQIVRTRVRADFASFYCILLLIKKLSFTVAPARSSPELSPRPPPPPRDCSGVPAPARQNPAPPKPPPSPAAALGPPGPPPPPLRPHPAAAASGFSAQKQQPRRRQLRAPPLPRPAGCTRTRRPPYGAQRRSAAHSAWGAARGPSSEHRAFSAPRPPGVRHLSASGAYPRALASAPLLDCRRGPQSIKVPPGRKTWSCHCDTRAQGRGRARGSRSLCCPRVLGGGEERDTMGLSGDPWTKADQ from the exons ATGTATTCATCATCCTCATCgtcgcgccgccgccgccgccgccgccgcctag gtggccctggaggcgAGGTGACCGTCCCCCCGCCCTGCCCCTGCGTCGCGTCGCGCTGCAGCTCCCGCCCCAGCCGGGCCAAAGATGGGGTGGCGGCTGCGGTTTTTCGCGCGACTTCCTTAGATCTTGGGGCAAACGCGCAGATAGTTCGGACGCGGGTCCGGGCTGATTTCGCTTCGTTTTATTGCATTTTATTACTAATTAAAAAGCTTTCGTTCACCGTCGCCCCAGCCCGCTCTTCTCCCGAACTCTCCCCTCGGCCCCCGCCTCCGCCCCGCGACTGCTCCGGGGTGCCCGCGCCCGCGCGCCAGAACCCGGCTCCTCCGAAGCCCCCTCCGAGCCCCGCCGCCGCCCTCGGGCCTCCCGGGCCCCCGCCCCCTCCCCTTCGCCCCCACCCAGCGGCGGCTGCTTCGGGCTTCTCGGCTCAAAAACAACAGCCGAGGCGCCGCCAGCTCCGCGCTCCGCCACTGCCCCGGCCGGCGGGCTGCACTCGGACCCGCCGTCCTCCGTACGGTGCCCAGCGACGGAGCGCAGCGCACTCTGCGTGGGGGGCGGCTCGGGGGCCGTCGTCCGAACACCGGGCGTTCTCTGCCCCGCGTCCCCCTGGCGTCCGGCACCTCTCCGCCTCGGGGGCGTATCCGCGCGCTCTGGCCTCGGCGCCCCTGCTCGACTGCCGCCGTGGCCCCCAG AGTATCAAGGTTCCGCCAGGCAGGAAGACTTGGAGCTGTCACTGCGACACCCGAGCCCAGGGCAGGGGTCGTGCCCGCGGGTCCAGGTCTCTGTGCTGCCCAAG GGTTCTTGGTGGCGGGGAGGAGAGGGACACCATGGGCTTGTCTGGGGATCCGTGGACCAAGGCTGACCAGTGA